One genomic segment of Lysobacter sp. 5GHs7-4 includes these proteins:
- a CDS encoding GFA family protein has translation MNPRLATCSCGQLRLACEGEPTRISICHCLECQRRTGSVYGVQARYPRERARLLEGQSSRYQRRGDAGTLATFHFCPNCGSIVYWEPEAFPDSLVVAVGAFAEPGFPAPTVSVYEERRHGWVQLPEGIEHYD, from the coding sequence ATGAATCCACGTCTGGCGACCTGCTCCTGCGGCCAGCTGCGGCTGGCCTGCGAGGGCGAGCCCACCCGGATTTCGATCTGCCACTGCCTGGAGTGCCAGCGCCGCACCGGCAGCGTGTACGGCGTGCAGGCGCGCTACCCGCGCGAGCGGGCGCGCCTGCTGGAGGGCCAATCCAGCCGCTACCAGCGCCGCGGCGACGCCGGCACCCTGGCCACCTTCCATTTCTGTCCCAACTGCGGGTCCATCGTGTACTGGGAGCCGGAGGCGTTCCCGGATTCGTTGGTGGTCGCGGTGGGCGCGTTCGCCGAGCCGGGCTTCCCGGCCCCCACGGTCTCGGTGTACGAGGAGCGGCGGCACGGCTGGGTGCAGTTGCCCGAGGGGATCGAGCACTACGATTGA
- the rsmG gene encoding 16S rRNA (guanine(527)-N(7))-methyltransferase RsmG, with amino-acid sequence MNATAPLPPGLRRELESGLSALALDPALAAPLLDYLALLARWNRTYNLTAVRDPQEMVTKHLLDSLAMHPYVDAIAHDGGALADLGTGAGLPGIPLAIVKPGLRVTLVESNGKKARFMREALRTLGLKDARVAESRIEAFAEPGAFDAITARALATLPLILELGGHLLKPDGALLAMKGAHPVDEIAALPAGWAVRGSHPLAVPGLDAERHLVVVARAGAHAHPDAA; translated from the coding sequence ATGAACGCAACCGCCCCCCTCCCGCCCGGGCTCCGCCGCGAGCTCGAATCCGGCCTGTCCGCGCTGGCCCTGGATCCGGCCCTGGCCGCGCCGCTGCTGGACTACCTGGCCCTGCTCGCGCGCTGGAACCGCACCTACAACCTCACCGCCGTGCGCGATCCGCAGGAGATGGTGACCAAGCACCTGCTGGACTCTCTGGCCATGCACCCCTACGTCGACGCGATCGCGCACGACGGCGGCGCCCTGGCCGATCTGGGCACGGGCGCCGGCCTGCCCGGTATTCCCCTGGCCATCGTCAAGCCCGGCCTGCGCGTGACCCTGGTGGAGAGCAACGGCAAGAAAGCGCGCTTCATGCGCGAGGCCCTGCGCACGCTGGGCCTGAAGGACGCGCGCGTGGCCGAATCGCGGATCGAAGCCTTCGCCGAACCCGGCGCCTTTGATGCCATCACCGCGCGCGCGCTGGCGACCCTGCCGCTGATCCTGGAACTGGGCGGGCACCTGCTCAAGCCCGACGGCGCGCTGCTGGCGATGAAGGGCGCCCACCCCGTGGACGAGATCGCCGCCCTGCCCGCCGGCTGGGCCGTGCGCGGCTCGCACCCGCTGGCGGTGCCGGGCCTGGACGCCGAGCGCCACCTGGTCGTGGTCGCCCGCGCCGGCGCCCACGCACACCCCGATGCCGCATGA
- a CDS encoding ParB/RepB/Spo0J family partition protein, protein MSAAKKRGLGRGLEALLGPKAAAEAPILEATESDVMRTLPVDALTAGKYQPRKTWDHDKLAELAESIKAQGVIQPIVVRDIGGKRYEIIAGERRWRATQLAGLTEIPVVIREVDDRTVVAMALIENIQREDLNPLEEANALQRLIDEFDLTHAQAAEAVGRSRVAVSNLLRLLELPAEIRVLVETRALDMGHARALLTLAPQAAIALARQAAELGWSVRDVEHRVQQLAAGKVPTGSGKPKPAKAKPQADIATLERELSESLNTQVNVLHGRGGKGRLVIHYSDLDSLDGVLEKLRGRSEG, encoded by the coding sequence ATGAGCGCGGCGAAGAAGCGCGGCCTGGGCCGCGGCCTGGAAGCCCTGCTCGGCCCGAAGGCCGCCGCCGAGGCGCCGATCCTGGAAGCCACCGAGTCCGACGTGATGCGCACCCTGCCGGTGGACGCGCTGACCGCCGGCAAGTACCAGCCGCGCAAGACCTGGGACCACGACAAGCTGGCCGAGCTGGCCGAGTCGATCAAGGCCCAGGGCGTGATCCAGCCGATCGTGGTGCGCGACATCGGCGGCAAGCGCTACGAGATCATCGCCGGCGAACGCCGCTGGCGCGCCACCCAGCTGGCCGGCCTGACCGAAATCCCGGTGGTGATCCGCGAAGTCGACGACCGCACCGTGGTCGCGATGGCGCTGATCGAGAACATCCAGCGCGAAGACCTCAATCCGCTGGAAGAGGCCAACGCGCTGCAGCGCCTGATCGACGAGTTCGATCTCACCCACGCCCAGGCCGCCGAAGCGGTCGGGCGCTCGCGAGTGGCGGTGTCCAACCTGCTGCGCCTGCTGGAGCTGCCGGCCGAAATCCGCGTGCTGGTGGAAACCCGCGCCCTGGACATGGGCCATGCGCGCGCGCTGCTGACCCTGGCCCCGCAGGCCGCGATCGCGCTGGCGCGCCAGGCCGCCGAACTGGGCTGGTCGGTGCGCGACGTCGAGCATCGCGTGCAGCAGCTGGCCGCGGGCAAGGTCCCGACCGGCAGCGGCAAGCCCAAGCCGGCCAAGGCCAAGCCGCAGGCCGACATCGCCACGCTGGAACGCGAGCTGTCGGAATCGCTGAACACCCAGGTCAACGTGCTGCACGGCCGCGGCGGCAAGGGCCGCCTGGTCATTCACTACAGCGACCTGGACTCGTTGGACGGCGTACTGGAAAAGCTGCGCGGCCGCAGCGAAGGCTGA
- a CDS encoding glycosyltransferase family 2 protein: MTASQNPSLSVVVPVFNEQDNVAPLIHEITAALRGLAPDEGGDFEIVYVDDRSRDGTLDALRALKAQVPELRVVHHVTQSGQSTAIRNGVKAARGRWIATLDGDGQNDPADIPKLLAKRAESAPDIKLFAGWRVNRQDSGSKRWASKWANAIRSRMLRDDTPDTGCGIKLFEREAFLDLPHFNHMHRYLPALMQRAGWKTVSVPVNHRARSTGVSKYNNLNRALVGISDLRGVAWLIKRGKVTATEEV, translated from the coding sequence ATGACCGCAAGCCAGAACCCATCACTGTCCGTCGTCGTCCCCGTGTTCAACGAGCAGGACAACGTCGCCCCGCTGATCCACGAGATCACCGCCGCCCTGCGCGGCCTTGCGCCCGATGAAGGCGGGGACTTCGAGATCGTCTACGTCGACGACCGTTCGCGCGACGGCACCCTGGACGCGCTGCGCGCGCTCAAGGCGCAGGTGCCCGAATTGCGCGTGGTCCACCACGTCACCCAGAGCGGCCAGAGCACCGCGATCCGCAACGGCGTGAAAGCCGCGCGCGGTCGGTGGATCGCCACGCTCGACGGCGACGGCCAGAACGACCCGGCCGACATTCCCAAGCTGCTGGCCAAGCGCGCCGAATCGGCGCCCGACATCAAGCTGTTCGCGGGCTGGCGCGTGAACCGTCAGGACTCGGGCAGCAAGCGCTGGGCCTCCAAGTGGGCCAACGCGATCCGCAGCCGCATGCTGCGCGACGACACCCCCGACACCGGCTGCGGCATCAAGCTGTTCGAGCGCGAGGCCTTCCTCGATCTGCCGCACTTCAACCACATGCACCGCTACCTGCCCGCGCTGATGCAGCGCGCCGGCTGGAAGACGGTGAGCGTGCCGGTCAACCACCGCGCGCGTTCCACCGGCGTGTCCAAGTACAACAACCTCAACCGCGCCCTGGTCGGCATCAGCGACCTGCGCGGCGTCGCCTGGTTGATCAAGCGCGGCAAGGTCACCGCCACCGAAGAGGTCTGA
- a CDS encoding AAA family ATPase: MARIIAVANQKGGVGKTTTAVNLAAALARAPKRVLLVDLDPQGNATMGSGIDKRSIEDSICDVMLGEAEAASILLRAPEDFDLLPANIELTAAEIRLMGEDAREQRLKAALAPLRGNYDYILIDCPPALSLLTLNALTAADSIIVPMQCEYYALEGISALLDTINALKARLNPELEIEGVLRTMFDVRNNLANAVSAELTNHFGDRVFRTIVPRNVRLAEAPSHGQSIVGYDKASRGGIAYLGLAGEVLRRQREREQAAKTAHKETVA; this comes from the coding sequence ATGGCCCGCATCATCGCCGTCGCCAACCAGAAAGGCGGAGTGGGCAAGACCACCACCGCGGTCAACCTGGCCGCCGCGCTCGCGCGCGCGCCCAAGCGCGTGCTGCTGGTGGACCTGGACCCGCAGGGCAACGCCACGATGGGCAGCGGCATCGACAAGCGCAGCATCGAGGACTCGATCTGCGACGTGATGCTGGGCGAAGCCGAGGCCGCCTCGATCCTGCTGCGCGCGCCGGAAGACTTCGACCTGCTGCCGGCCAACATCGAACTGACCGCCGCCGAAATCCGCCTGATGGGCGAGGACGCGCGCGAGCAACGCTTGAAGGCCGCGCTGGCGCCGCTGCGCGGCAACTACGACTACATCCTGATCGACTGCCCGCCGGCGCTGTCGCTGCTGACGCTCAACGCGCTGACCGCGGCCGACTCGATCATCGTGCCGATGCAGTGCGAGTACTACGCGCTGGAAGGCATCAGCGCCCTGCTCGACACCATCAACGCGCTCAAGGCCAGGCTCAATCCCGAGCTGGAAATCGAAGGCGTGCTGCGCACCATGTTCGACGTGCGCAACAACCTGGCCAACGCGGTGTCGGCCGAGCTGACCAACCACTTCGGCGACCGCGTGTTCCGCACCATCGTGCCGCGCAACGTGCGCCTGGCCGAGGCCCCCAGCCACGGCCAGAGCATCGTCGGCTACGACAAGGCCAGCCGCGGCGGCATCGCTTACCTGGGCCTGGCCGGCGAAGTGCTGCGCCGCCAGCGCGAACGCGAGCAGGCCGCCAAAACCGCACACAAGGAGACCGTGGCATGA
- a CDS encoding GlsB/YeaQ/YmgE family stress response membrane protein has protein sequence MGIIIWLVVGGVIGWIASMIMRTDGQQGIFLNIIVGIVGAFLGGWLGGVLGLGAGDINDGNFSLNGLLLSLVGAIVLLGIVNLFRRGRVR, from the coding sequence ATGGGCATCATCATTTGGCTGGTGGTAGGCGGCGTCATCGGCTGGATCGCCAGCATGATCATGAGGACCGACGGCCAGCAGGGCATCTTCCTGAACATCATCGTCGGCATCGTCGGTGCGTTCCTGGGCGGTTGGCTGGGCGGGGTGCTCGGTTTGGGCGCGGGCGACATCAACGACGGCAATTTCAGTCTCAACGGGCTGTTGCTGTCGCTGGTCGGCGCGATCGTGCTGTTGGGCATCGTCAATCTGTTCCGGCGCGGCCGCGTGCGCTGA
- the rpmG gene encoding 50S ribosomal protein L33, which yields MASKRDKIRLISSANTGHFYTTDKNKKNTPNKMEVKKYDPVVRKHVIYKEGKIK from the coding sequence ATGGCTTCCAAGCGCGACAAGATCCGTCTGATCTCCTCGGCCAACACCGGTCACTTCTACACGACCGACAAGAACAAGAAGAACACCCCGAACAAGATGGAGGTCAAGAAGTACGACCCCGTCGTTCGCAAGCACGTGATTTATAAGGAAGGCAAGATCAAGTGA
- a CDS encoding AMP-binding protein, translating to MSAVVDHDAVPGDERVALVIGAQTRLFAYAHGQAVAQERFEREVRALAAALPAARHAINLCEDRYRFLVAFCAAALRGQTTLLPSSRAPAVVDDTYAQHADSYCLGDGALDPPPPRYWRLPEVLSQADGPAPCVAAQALVAIGFTSGSTGQPKPNPKTWQAFRASTAQNLAALHDLLAPDAITPLVATVPPQHMYGMEMSVLLPLLGPVAVHAARPFFPGDVALALADAPSPPLLVTTPVHLRALVESGIDLPPLAGIVSATAPLTQELALAAEQRYGCEVREVFGSTETCVIARRRTAHEQAWTPLPGVRVSPQPDGTAVHAPHLPEPVVLADLMEVGADGRFVLRGRSADLLEIAGKRASLGDLTRKLLAIDGVEDAAVFQLDAEDGAVRRIAALAVAPTLDEARILQALRASVDPVFLPRPLRCVAALPRNETGKLPRDRLLSLLRGNDG from the coding sequence ATGTCAGCAGTAGTTGATCACGATGCGGTGCCCGGCGACGAACGCGTCGCGCTGGTGATCGGGGCGCAGACGCGCTTGTTTGCGTATGCGCACGGTCAGGCCGTGGCGCAGGAACGCTTCGAACGCGAGGTGCGCGCGCTGGCCGCGGCGCTACCGGCGGCGCGCCATGCGATCAATCTGTGCGAGGACCGCTACCGCTTCCTGGTCGCGTTCTGCGCGGCCGCGCTGCGCGGGCAGACCACTTTGTTGCCGTCCTCGCGCGCGCCGGCCGTGGTCGACGACACCTATGCGCAGCACGCCGACAGCTACTGTCTGGGCGACGGCGCGCTGGATCCGCCGCCGCCGCGCTACTGGCGCCTGCCCGAGGTGCTGTCGCAGGCCGACGGACCCGCGCCGTGCGTCGCCGCGCAGGCCCTGGTCGCGATCGGCTTCACCTCCGGCAGCACCGGCCAGCCCAAACCCAATCCCAAGACCTGGCAGGCGTTCCGCGCCAGCACCGCGCAGAACCTGGCGGCGTTGCACGATCTGCTCGCGCCCGACGCGATCACGCCGCTGGTGGCGACCGTGCCGCCGCAGCACATGTACGGCATGGAGATGTCGGTGCTGCTGCCCTTGCTCGGACCGGTCGCCGTGCACGCCGCGCGTCCGTTCTTTCCCGGCGATGTCGCCCTGGCGCTGGCCGACGCGCCGTCGCCGCCGCTGCTGGTCACCACGCCGGTGCATCTGCGCGCGCTGGTCGAATCCGGCATCGATCTGCCGCCGCTGGCCGGCATCGTCTCGGCGACCGCGCCGTTGACGCAGGAGCTCGCGCTGGCCGCCGAGCAGCGTTACGGCTGCGAGGTGCGCGAAGTGTTCGGTTCCACCGAGACCTGCGTGATCGCGCGCCGCCGCACCGCCCACGAGCAGGCGTGGACGCCGCTGCCGGGCGTGCGTGTGTCGCCGCAGCCCGACGGCACCGCGGTGCACGCGCCGCACCTGCCCGAGCCGGTGGTGCTGGCGGACCTGATGGAAGTCGGCGCCGACGGCCGCTTCGTGCTGCGCGGCCGCAGCGCGGACCTGCTGGAAATCGCCGGCAAGCGCGCGTCGCTGGGCGATCTCACCCGCAAGCTGCTGGCGATCGACGGCGTCGAGGACGCGGCGGTGTTCCAGCTCGATGCCGAGGACGGCGCGGTGCGCCGCATCGCCGCGCTCGCGGTGGCGCCGACGCTGGACGAGGCGCGCATCCTGCAGGCGCTGCGCGCGAGCGTGGACCCGGTGTTCCTGCCGCGGCCCCTGCGCTGCGTCGCCGCGCTGCCGCGCAACGAAACCGGCAAGCTGCCGCGCGACCGGCTGCTGTCGCTGTTGCGCGGCAACGACGGCTGA
- a CDS encoding 4'-phosphopantetheinyl transferase superfamily protein, protein MTPPQPLLPPRWTWQPHTPGHAAQAQAQAWLAQQLRTDPQALRLARDDRQRPYLEAPFQHWDCNWSHSGDSLLIALTAHGRVGVDLERLRPRPRALAVSERYFTAPETAWLDAQADRDRAFLRLWCLKEAVLKAHGHGLSFGLHRLRFEERDALLVLVDSDPALGAPHEWRLQELAPAPGYVGALAWRPRPGAPAPP, encoded by the coding sequence ATGACTCCGCCCCAACCGCTGCTCCCGCCACGCTGGACCTGGCAGCCGCATACGCCCGGCCACGCCGCGCAGGCGCAGGCGCAGGCCTGGCTGGCGCAGCAGTTGCGGACCGATCCGCAGGCCCTGCGCCTGGCCCGCGACGACCGCCAGCGGCCCTACCTGGAGGCGCCGTTCCAGCACTGGGACTGCAACTGGAGCCACAGCGGCGACAGCCTGCTGATCGCCCTGACCGCGCACGGCCGGGTCGGCGTGGACCTGGAGCGACTGCGCCCGCGGCCGCGCGCGCTGGCGGTGTCCGAGCGCTACTTCACCGCTCCCGAAACCGCCTGGCTGGACGCCCAGGCCGACCGCGACCGCGCCTTCCTGCGCCTGTGGTGCCTGAAGGAAGCCGTGCTCAAGGCCCACGGCCACGGTCTCTCGTTCGGCCTGCACCGGCTGCGCTTCGAGGAGCGCGACGCACTGCTGGTACTGGTGGACAGCGACCCCGCCCTGGGCGCGCCGCACGAATGGCGGCTGCAGGAGCTGGCGCCCGCGCCGGGCTACGTCGGCGCGCTGGCCTGGCGCCCGCGACCGGGCGCGCCGGCGCCGCCCTGA
- the rpmB gene encoding 50S ribosomal protein L28, translated as MSRVCQVTGKRTTTGNNVSHAMNKTRRRFLPNLHERRFWVASENRWVKLRVSANAMRTIDKNGIDAVLADLRARGEKI; from the coding sequence ATGTCCCGCGTATGCCAAGTAACGGGCAAGCGAACGACGACCGGCAACAACGTCTCGCACGCCATGAACAAAACCCGCCGCCGCTTCCTCCCCAACCTGCACGAGCGCCGCTTCTGGGTCGCCAGTGAGAACCGTTGGGTCAAGCTGCGTGTTTCCGCCAACGCCATGCGCACCATCGACAAGAACGGCATCGACGCCGTCCTGGCCGATCTCCGCGCCCGCGGCGAAAAGATCTGA
- the xth gene encoding exodeoxyribonuclease III codes for MKIYSWNVNSLNVRMPHLETWLGLRLPDVVALQETKLEDHRFPDTELSALGYRSVFAGQKTYNGVAILSREPAQDVQIGVPGLEDEQKRVIAATVGELRIVNLYVVNGQDVGTDKYAYKLRWLDAVHAWIAQELQRYPQMIVLGDFNIAPDARDVYDPTVWNEGHILTSTAEREALQRLQALGLHDAYRLHPQAEGEFSWWDYRQAAFRRNLGLRIDLTLISDTLRARCVGAGIDREPRTWERPSDHAPAWVELAD; via the coding sequence ATGAAGATCTACAGCTGGAACGTCAACTCGCTCAACGTGCGCATGCCGCACCTGGAAACCTGGCTGGGCCTGCGCCTGCCCGACGTGGTGGCGCTGCAGGAAACCAAACTGGAAGACCACCGCTTCCCCGACACCGAGCTGTCGGCGCTGGGCTACCGCAGCGTGTTCGCCGGACAGAAGACCTACAACGGCGTGGCGATCCTGTCGCGCGAACCGGCGCAGGACGTGCAGATCGGCGTGCCCGGACTGGAGGACGAGCAGAAGCGCGTGATCGCCGCCACCGTCGGGGAGCTGCGCATCGTCAACCTGTACGTGGTCAACGGCCAGGACGTGGGCACCGACAAGTACGCCTACAAACTGCGCTGGCTGGACGCGGTGCACGCCTGGATCGCGCAGGAGCTGCAGCGCTATCCGCAGATGATCGTGCTGGGCGATTTCAACATCGCCCCCGACGCGCGCGACGTGTACGACCCGACGGTGTGGAATGAGGGCCATATCCTGACTTCCACCGCGGAACGCGAGGCGCTGCAGCGATTGCAAGCCCTGGGACTGCACGATGCCTATCGCTTGCATCCGCAGGCCGAGGGCGAGTTCAGCTGGTGGGATTACCGACAGGCGGCGTTCCGCCGCAACCTGGGGCTGCGCATCGACCTGACGCTGATCTCCGACACCTTGCGCGCCCGCTGCGTGGGCGCAGGCATCGACCGCGAACCCCGCACCTGGGAACGCCCCAGCGATCACGCACCGGCGTGGGTGGAGCTGGCGGATTGA
- a CDS encoding lipid-A-disaccharide synthase N-terminal domain-containing protein, which translates to MDFMNSPIEWLAWTGLHMSPWKLIGLTGALMFGGRWLVQFVASKRQGKPVIPRAFWYMSLVGSAMTLSYFVFSQKQDSVGVIQNLFPAFTAAYSLYLDIKHRGWHRDRAGH; encoded by the coding sequence ATGGACTTCATGAATTCGCCGATTGAATGGCTGGCCTGGACCGGCCTGCACATGTCGCCGTGGAAGCTGATCGGCCTGACCGGCGCGCTGATGTTCGGCGGCCGCTGGCTGGTGCAGTTCGTGGCCAGCAAGCGCCAGGGCAAGCCGGTGATCCCGCGCGCGTTCTGGTACATGAGCCTGGTCGGCAGCGCGATGACGCTGAGCTACTTCGTGTTCTCGCAGAAGCAGGACTCGGTGGGCGTGATCCAGAACCTGTTCCCGGCCTTCACCGCCGCCTACAGCCTGTACCTGGACATCAAGCACCGCGGCTGGCACCGGGATCGCGCCGGGCATTGA
- a CDS encoding NAD-dependent epimerase/dehydratase family protein: MTILVTGAAGFIGSYVCRALRARGQAVVGLDSYNDYYDPQLKRDRVAALCPDVEIRALDLGDRDGLAALFDEFAPTQVIHLAAQAGVRYSLTHPHAYVDSNLAGFVNLLELCRHRGVQHLVYASSSSVYGDSAVAPFSEDQRVDRPRSLYAATKAANELMAHTYAHLYGLHATGLRFFTVYGPWGRPDMAPLLFSRAVLAGRPIEVFNHGRMRRDFTFVDDIVAGVLGALAHPSQDDPPHRVFNLGNHTPVELEHFIAVIEAAAAKPAQKVYKPMQPGDMIETMADTARAKAAFGFEPATSIETGLPQVVAWCRDYFGAKV, translated from the coding sequence ATGACCATCCTCGTCACCGGCGCCGCCGGCTTCATCGGCAGCTACGTCTGCCGCGCCCTGCGCGCCCGCGGCCAGGCCGTGGTCGGGCTGGACAGCTACAACGACTACTACGACCCGCAGCTCAAGCGCGATCGCGTCGCCGCGCTGTGCCCGGACGTCGAGATCCGCGCCCTGGACCTGGGCGACCGCGACGGCCTGGCCGCGCTGTTCGACGAGTTCGCGCCGACCCAGGTGATCCACCTGGCCGCGCAGGCCGGCGTGCGCTACTCGCTGACCCATCCGCACGCCTACGTCGACAGCAACCTGGCCGGCTTCGTGAACCTGCTGGAGCTGTGCCGCCATCGCGGCGTGCAGCACCTGGTCTACGCCAGTTCGTCCTCGGTCTACGGCGACTCGGCGGTGGCGCCGTTCTCGGAAGACCAGCGCGTCGACCGGCCGCGCTCGCTGTACGCGGCGACCAAGGCCGCCAACGAACTGATGGCGCACACCTACGCCCATCTCTACGGCCTGCACGCCACCGGCCTGCGCTTCTTCACCGTCTACGGCCCCTGGGGCCGTCCCGACATGGCGCCGCTGCTGTTCTCGCGCGCAGTGCTGGCGGGCCGGCCGATCGAGGTGTTCAATCACGGCCGCATGCGCCGCGACTTCACCTTCGTCGACGACATCGTCGCCGGCGTGCTGGGCGCGCTCGCGCACCCGTCCCAGGACGACCCGCCGCACCGGGTGTTCAACCTGGGCAACCACACCCCGGTCGAGCTGGAGCATTTCATCGCGGTGATCGAGGCCGCGGCGGCTAAGCCGGCGCAGAAGGTCTACAAGCCGATGCAGCCCGGCGACATGATCGAGACGATGGCCGATACTGCGCGCGCCAAGGCGGCGTTCGGGTTCGAGCCTGCGACCTCGATCGAAACCGGATTGCCGCAGGTGGTCGCCTGGTGCCGGGACTATTTCGGCGCCAAGGTCTGA